From a region of the Panicum virgatum strain AP13 chromosome 2K, P.virgatum_v5, whole genome shotgun sequence genome:
- the LOC120675490 gene encoding uncharacterized protein LOC120675490: protein MDTRKRSSSPLPSPNAPSLALLLLLVFIAAETAGRHRAAAQVFCRSQFNLANEACSLRTFSGPNPAQPLRLHSNGSSSASYELQADHHDHGHHGHEREHTAHSRRHGLGHGGGRDPYDTACCRRLMGIDNACICQAMSFLPVFMSKVKHAIKLSPVPGCDVSFECGAI, encoded by the coding sequence ATGGACACGAGGAAGAGATCGTCGTCACCATTGCCTTCTCCGAACGCGCCGTCCTTggccctcctgctgctgctcgtctTCATCGCAGCAGaaaccgccggccgccaccgcgccgcggcGCAGGTGTTCTGCCGGTCGCAGTTCAACCTGGCCAACGAGGCCTGCAGCCTGCGCACCTTCTCCGGCCCCAACCCGGCGCAGCCGCTGCGGCTGCACAGCAACGGCTCCTCGTCGGCGTCCTACGAGCTGCAGGCGGACCACCACGACCACGGCCACCACGGCCACGAGCGGGAGCACACCGCCCACAGCCGGCGGCACGGGctcgggcacggcggcggccgcgacccCTACGACAccgcctgctgccgccgcctcatGGGCATCGACAACGCCTGCATCTGCCAGGCCATGTCCTTCCTCCCGGTGTTCATGAGCAAGGTCAAGCACGCCATCAAGCTCAGCCCCGTCCCCGGGTGCGACGTCTCCTTTGAGTGCGGTGCCATCTAG
- the LOC120675470 gene encoding ethylene-responsive transcription factor ERF119-like, whose protein sequence is MLRSTKMPPMRKVRILCSDPDATDSSGDEDDQNPKTEKKIIRVVLVPVKNCKTSKPLKTIMPSGMKDLDGPPERKVSSSRYRGVRLRESGRWQAEIRNPLTKKREYSLHNTEEEAAAAYQAKWNQFRAEMLAMKAQPPASKYASLSSLSLVSCVSSLVSCKKKAREAQNRGGSLMEVHCDPIDESSRNFSLKSMEIPQNVMLCLKDEHPISDSVRPADELPPDDFTKPEDMFRASDFIGATYKPLDDDDDYIGLADISHLPLPINDPEFDLDAELDWSGFDFTSMEHELKLL, encoded by the coding sequence ATGTTGCGCTCCACGAAGATGCCTCCTATGCGGAAGGTCCGCATTTTATGCTCTGATCCTGATGCAACAGACTCCTCTGgtgatgaagatgatcaaaaccCAAAGACAGAAAAGAAAATTATAAGAGTGGTGCTAGTTCCAGTAAAGAATTGTAAAACCTCAAAACCTCTAAAAACTATCATGCCATCTGGAATGAAGGATCTGGATGGTCCTCCTGAGAGGAaggtatcatcaagcaggtaCCGTGGTGTGCGACTGCGCGAGTCGGGTCGGTGGCAAGCAGAGATCCGCAATCCTTTGACAAAGAAACGGGAGTATAGTTTGCATAACACTGAGGAGGAGGCTGCTGCAGCATATCAAGCAAAATGGAACCAGTTCCGTGCAGAGATGCTGGCCATGAAAGCTCAGCCGCCCGCGTCAAAATATGCATCCTTGTCCAGCTTGTCCTTGGTTTCCTGTGTTTCTTCATTGGTATCATGCAAGAAGAAGGCACGAGAAGCTCAGAACAGAGGAGGATCATTAATGGAGGTACACTGTGATCCTATAGATGAAAGCTCACGGAATTTCTCCCTCAAATCTATGGAGATTCCACAAAACGTCATGCTATGCCTGAAAGATGAGCATCCTATCAGTGACTCTGTCAGGCCTGCTGATGAACTGCCGCCCGATGATTTCACCAAGCCAGAGGATATGTTCAGAGCCAGTGATTTTATTGGCGCTACATACAAACCtctggatgatgatgatgactatATTGGCCTGGCTGACATTAGCCACCTGCCACTTCCAATCAATGACCCAGAGTTTGATCTGGATGCAGAGCTTGATTGGAGTGGGTTCGACTTCACTTCAATGGAGCATGAACTGAAGTTACTGTGA